CCtcctcctttctcttcttctctcgattctcttttctttcataatcaATTCCCTGATCATTTTCCCGGAAAATCTCTCGAGAATAATTTTCATCAAGGGATATTCTTCCCTTctaatatccaaaacaacgaAGAGTCTTCTTCACAATTCGATaccaagaagagaaaatcatTAATGGAAGCTGTTTCTACGTCGGAGAACAGTGTCTCTGATCAAACTCTCTCTACCTCTTCTGCTCAAGTTTCCATAAATGGAAATATTTCgacaaaaaatgtattttattaacctagaaaccctaatttcacaCACATATATTAGAGTACTCTCAGTTTCTATGAATTAAtctaactttgtttttctcttttttcttattgatatCACAGAATTCTTCAAGGAGAGGGAAGAGGTCGaagaatagagaagaagagaaagagagagaagttgTTCATGTTAGAGCTAGAAGAGGCCAAGCCACTGATAGCCACAGCATAGCAGAACGGGtaaaattgattttctctATACAAATTATAGTGtacataaataatataaatgaaaactatgagtaaaaaaattaaaattaacttTCAGGTTCGACGAGGGAAAATAAACGAGAGATTGAAATGCTTGCAAGATATAGTCCCCGGATGTTATAAGGTGATTATATTTTGCTTAgactttaagaaaatatattattagttcttttattgaatatatatttggtgATGCAGACAATGGGAATGGCTACTATGCTTGATGAGATAATTAATTACGTCCAGTCCTTACAAAATCAAGTCGAGGtataacaataacaattaATTTCTCTTAAGTTATAGGTCATCTAACCAATTCCATTCGTTTCAATAATTATACtaatttactttcttttttatgtgAACTCAGTTTTTATCTATGAAGCTTACAGCAGCAAGTTCGTATTATGACTTTAACTCGGAGACTGATGCTGTGGAATCCATGCAGGTACAGAATCTAGAAttataacttttaattaaaattttctcgTAAGACTGGTGATGTTTGctatgatttatttatttcttaatttaactATATGGTTTGATGTGATTATAATTAGATGATTTAAATATCGATTTTTAATTGGAATATTAAAATGCGCAGAAGGCAAAGGCACGTGAGGCAGTGGAGATGGGTCAAGGGAGGGATGGGAGTTCTGTCTTCCATTCATCATCGTGGACcctttgacttttgttttttgctctcctttttttgtctttctaattttcttcctttttttggatttaaaaagATACTTTTAAAGATTAATTTCAAGAAATCTCGATGCCATATGATATGTATACTTGTGTAACTTCGacattacaaatatatatactgcCTCGAGATTGCATTCAAAGTGGGGATACATAACGATCAAAATTTTACCGAGCAGACAAAAGTCGGAACCACAATGAATTAGTGTCAGTCTATCCAACCATATTTTTGA
This sequence is a window from Arabidopsis thaliana chromosome 1 sequence. Protein-coding genes within it:
- the BEE3 gene encoding BR enhanced expression 3 (BR enhanced expression 3 (BEE3); FUNCTIONS IN: DNA binding, sequence-specific DNA binding transcription factor activity; INVOLVED IN: regulation of transcription; LOCATED IN: nucleus; EXPRESSED IN: 18 plant structures; EXPRESSED DURING: 10 growth stages; CONTAINS InterPro DOMAIN/s: Helix-loop-helix DNA-binding domain (InterPro:IPR001092), Helix-loop-helix DNA-binding (InterPro:IPR011598); BEST Arabidopsis thaliana protein match is: BR enhanced expression 1 (TAIR:AT1G18400.1); Has 2141 Blast hits to 2133 proteins in 100 species: Archae - 0; Bacteria - 4; Metazoa - 8; Fungi - 37; Plants - 2087; Viruses - 0; Other Eukaryotes - 5 (source: NCBI BLink).); the encoded protein is MANLSSDFQTFTMDDPIRQLAELSNTLHHFQTFPPPFSSSLDSLFFHNQFPDHFPGKSLENNFHQGIFFPSNIQNNEESSSQFDTKKRKSLMEAVSTSENSVSDQTLSTSSAQVSINGNISTKNNSSRRGKRSKNREEEKEREVVHVRARRGQATDSHSIAERVRRGKINERLKCLQDIVPGCYKTMGMATMLDEIINYVQSLQNQVEFLSMKLTAASSYYDFNSETDAVESMQKAKAREAVEMGQGRDGSSVFHSSSWTL
- the BEE3 gene encoding BR enhanced expression 3 (BR enhanced expression 3 (BEE3); FUNCTIONS IN: DNA binding, sequence-specific DNA binding transcription factor activity; INVOLVED IN: regulation of transcription; LOCATED IN: nucleus; EXPRESSED IN: 18 plant structures; EXPRESSED DURING: 10 growth stages; CONTAINS InterPro DOMAIN/s: Helix-loop-helix DNA-binding domain (InterPro:IPR001092), Helix-loop-helix DNA-binding (InterPro:IPR011598); BEST Arabidopsis thaliana protein match is: BR enhanced expression 1 (TAIR:AT1G18400.1).), with amino-acid sequence MANLSSDFQTFTMDDPIRQLAELSNTLHHFQTFPPPFSSSLDSLFFHNQFPDHFPGKSLENNFHQGIFFPSNIQNNEESSSQFDTKKRKSLMEAVSTSENSVSDQTLSTSSAQVSINGNISTKNNSSRRGKRSKNREEEKEREVVHVRARRGQATDSHSIAERVRRGKINERLKCLQDIVPGCYKTMGMATMLDEIINYVQSLQNQVEFLSMKLTAASSYYDFNSETDAVESMQAKAREAVEMGQGRDGSSVFHSSSWTL